One window of the Lysobacter sp. S4-A87 genome contains the following:
- a CDS encoding AI-2E family transporter: MQTQSLDEIALFLRRLQWTALGLGACWLVWLLAPILSPFAFALILAWLGDPLVDRIERAGRSRNTAVALVFTMMALVVLAGLLVLVPVMERQITTLVSSLPRYREWLMMTALPWVERRSGFEITDSLDFTHFAQLVRENWDQAGGIATTMLGYLSRSGSAVLAMVANIALLPVIAFFFLRDWDLLVERVASLIPRNHLPTVGRLARESSDVLGAFLRGQFLVMLVLGVMYGLGLWAVGLDLGILIGLIAGLLTFVPYLGPASGIILGVIAALVQYGDWQHVAGVLAVFGVGQVIESYVLTPKLVGDRIGLHPVAVIFAVLAGGQLFGFLGMLLALPVAAVVNVLLRYAQERYRHSRLYVGEAALDPMTDPHLAPPLDDRQE; this comes from the coding sequence ATGCAAACGCAATCACTGGACGAGATCGCGCTGTTCCTGCGCCGGCTGCAATGGACTGCGCTCGGCCTGGGCGCGTGCTGGCTGGTGTGGCTGCTGGCGCCGATCCTCTCGCCGTTCGCCTTCGCCCTGATCCTGGCCTGGCTGGGTGACCCGCTGGTCGACCGGATCGAACGTGCCGGTCGCTCGCGCAACACCGCGGTCGCGCTGGTGTTCACGATGATGGCGCTGGTCGTGCTGGCCGGGCTGCTGGTGCTGGTCCCGGTGATGGAACGCCAGATCACCACGCTGGTGTCTTCGCTGCCGCGCTACCGCGAGTGGCTGATGATGACGGCGCTGCCGTGGGTCGAACGCCGCAGCGGTTTCGAGATCACCGACTCGCTCGACTTCACCCATTTCGCGCAGCTGGTCCGGGAAAACTGGGACCAGGCCGGTGGCATCGCAACGACGATGCTGGGGTATCTGTCGCGTTCGGGTTCGGCGGTGCTGGCGATGGTCGCCAACATCGCGCTGCTGCCGGTGATCGCCTTCTTCTTCCTGCGCGACTGGGACCTGCTGGTCGAGCGCGTCGCATCGCTCATCCCGCGCAACCACCTGCCCACGGTCGGGCGCCTGGCGCGCGAATCGAGCGACGTCCTCGGTGCGTTCCTGCGCGGCCAGTTCCTGGTGATGCTGGTGCTGGGCGTGATGTACGGCCTGGGCCTGTGGGCGGTCGGCCTGGACCTGGGCATCCTGATCGGCCTGATCGCCGGTCTGCTGACCTTCGTGCCGTACCTGGGCCCTGCCAGCGGCATCATTCTTGGCGTGATCGCGGCGCTGGTGCAGTACGGCGACTGGCAGCATGTCGCCGGTGTGCTGGCGGTGTTCGGCGTTGGCCAGGTGATCGAGAGCTACGTGCTGACGCCCAAGCTCGTCGGCGATCGCATCGGCCTGCATCCGGTCGCGGTGATCTTCGCCGTCCTCGCCGGCGGCCAGTTGTTCGGTTTCCTCGGCATGCTGCTGGCGCTGCCGGTGGCGGCGGTCGTCAACGTACTGCTGCGCTACGCGCAGGAGCGATATCGCCATAGCCGGTTGTACGTGGGCGAAGCCGCACTGGATCCGATGACCGATCCGCACCTGGCGCCGCCGCTGGACGACAGGCAAGAGTGA
- a CDS encoding DUF2066 domain-containing protein, giving the protein MKIHTKAVPSKVLGLAMATGLAMSLLLASFSAAAQRVEGDVARAEGIYATEVQVNGQGEGERNSAFARGLALVLGKLSGDRGAASRPGVGQELRQAKTYVESYDYRQDEGLGPTGAPSFRTTLVVKYDEEAVNELASTLGIPVWPQPRPKPVLWLAIDDGSGPRLVGLPQVNAARPALNRATERGYKLGLPTGNAAEQAAVGAIWRGDSAAVARASARYSPPMQLIGKLYRDTTAGWKADWTFVDGGKVLSNWSQTGTDPRQLMANGADGAADALMKRYAKRATTGQPGSYRVTFTGIDSSDDFIRLAGYLQKLSVVRRLTPTRATPLGLEYDLELVSGLPGFNRMLARDDVIEVMEGLEGQPPVYRLR; this is encoded by the coding sequence ATGAAGATCCATACGAAGGCCGTCCCTTCCAAGGTCCTGGGCCTGGCCATGGCGACGGGGCTGGCAATGTCCCTGCTGCTGGCGAGCTTCAGCGCCGCCGCGCAGCGCGTGGAGGGCGATGTCGCCCGCGCCGAGGGCATCTACGCCACCGAAGTGCAGGTCAACGGCCAGGGTGAGGGCGAGCGCAACAGCGCCTTTGCCCGCGGCCTGGCGCTGGTGCTGGGCAAGCTCTCAGGCGACCGCGGCGCGGCTTCACGGCCGGGCGTCGGCCAGGAGCTGCGCCAGGCCAAGACCTACGTGGAGAGCTACGACTACCGCCAGGACGAGGGCCTGGGCCCGACCGGCGCCCCTAGCTTCCGCACCACCCTGGTGGTCAAGTACGACGAGGAGGCGGTCAACGAGCTTGCCTCCACCCTGGGCATCCCGGTCTGGCCGCAGCCGCGGCCCAAGCCGGTGCTGTGGCTGGCCATCGACGACGGCAGCGGCCCGCGCCTGGTCGGCCTGCCGCAGGTGAATGCGGCCCGGCCGGCCCTGAACCGGGCCACCGAGCGCGGCTACAAGCTCGGCCTGCCGACCGGCAATGCCGCCGAACAGGCCGCCGTCGGCGCGATCTGGCGCGGCGACAGCGCCGCCGTCGCGCGCGCTTCGGCCCGCTACAGCCCGCCGATGCAGCTGATCGGCAAGCTGTACCGCGACACCACCGCCGGCTGGAAGGCCGACTGGACCTTCGTCGATGGCGGCAAGGTGCTGTCGAACTGGTCGCAGACCGGTACCGACCCGCGCCAGTTGATGGCCAACGGCGCCGACGGCGCCGCCGACGCGCTGATGAAGCGCTATGCCAAGCGCGCCACCACCGGCCAGCCGGGCAGCTACCGGGTGACCTTCACCGGCATCGACAGCAGCGACGACTTCATCCGTCTCGCCGGCTACCTGCAGAAGCTGTCGGTGGTGCGCCGCCTGACGCCGACGCGGGCCACGCCGCTGGGCCTGGAATACGACCTGGAACTGGTCAGCGGCCTGCCGGGCTTCAACCGCATGCTGGCGCGCGACGACGTGATCGAGGTGATGGAAGGCCTCGAAGGACAGCCGCCGGTTTACCGGCTGCGTTGA
- the purM gene encoding phosphoribosylformylglycinamidine cyclo-ligase, translated as MSSTPPSPTTITYRDAGVDIDAGNEVVERIKPLVKRSFRPEVMGGLGGFGALFDLSGKYKEPVLVSGTDGVGTKLKLAQQLNRHDTIGIDLVGMCVNDVLVQGAEPLFFLDYFATGKLDVDTTVAVVGGIAKGCEMSGCALIGGETAEMPDMYPPGEYDLAGFCVAAVEKSKLLDGAKVRQGDVLIGIASSGPHSNGYSLVRRIYDRAGRPADLDVGGVKLIDALMAPTALYVKPILELLGKHDGAEGGISAMAHITGGGLTENIIRVIPDGLGLQIEASSIVLPPVFDWLQREGAVPNEDMWRTFNCGVGFVLVVAAGDVAAVSADLDRMGLSHRPIGEVVKAGDGERVHIG; from the coding sequence GTGTCCAGCACTCCCCCCAGCCCCACCACGATCACCTACCGCGACGCCGGCGTCGACATCGACGCGGGCAACGAGGTCGTTGAACGCATCAAGCCGCTGGTCAAGCGCAGCTTCCGTCCCGAGGTGATGGGTGGCCTGGGCGGCTTCGGCGCCCTGTTCGACCTGTCGGGCAAGTACAAGGAGCCGGTGCTGGTCTCGGGCACCGATGGCGTCGGCACCAAGCTCAAGCTCGCCCAGCAGCTCAATCGCCACGACACGATTGGCATCGACCTGGTCGGCATGTGCGTCAACGACGTGCTGGTGCAGGGCGCCGAGCCGCTGTTCTTCCTCGACTACTTCGCCACCGGCAAGCTCGATGTCGACACCACCGTGGCCGTGGTCGGCGGCATCGCCAAGGGCTGCGAAATGTCCGGCTGCGCGCTGATCGGCGGCGAAACGGCCGAGATGCCCGACATGTACCCGCCGGGCGAATACGACCTGGCCGGCTTCTGCGTCGCCGCGGTCGAGAAGTCCAAGCTGCTCGACGGCGCCAAGGTGCGCCAGGGCGACGTGCTGATCGGCATCGCTTCCAGCGGCCCGCATTCCAACGGCTACTCGCTGGTGCGCAGGATCTACGACCGCGCCGGCCGCCCGGCCGACCTCGACGTCGGTGGCGTCAAGCTGATCGATGCGCTGATGGCGCCGACCGCGCTGTACGTCAAGCCGATCCTGGAACTGCTCGGCAAGCACGACGGCGCGGAAGGTGGGATCAGCGCGATGGCGCACATCACCGGTGGTGGCCTGACCGAGAACATCATCCGCGTGATCCCCGACGGCCTGGGCCTGCAGATCGAGGCCTCCAGCATCGTCCTGCCGCCGGTGTTCGACTGGCTGCAGCGCGAAGGTGCCGTGCCCAACGAGGACATGTGGCGCACGTTCAACTGCGGCGTCGGCTTCGTGCTGGTCGTTGCCGCGGGCGATGTCGCCGCTGTCAGTGCCGACCTCGACCGCATGGGCCTGAGCCACCGCCCGATCGGCGAAGTGGTCAAGGCCGGTGACGGCGAGCGCGTGCACATCGGCTGA
- a CDS encoding DUF2238 domain-containing protein, giving the protein MQRAKRIAFGLVVAVFLASWISPHWPAEQALHSSLTVAGLWWLLRHDRRWPMRASDFALICGFIAAHCIAARWLYSNLPYDAWMQALTGWSPQQAFGWQRNHADRVIHLLFGVCFAPALRQYAQQRWPRLSQRQAFALALMSIMCASLVYEWLEWAIALTMSPQAAEAYNGQQGDMWDAHADMLLATLGALVAWPRRAVAAYPLSAEAA; this is encoded by the coding sequence ATGCAGCGAGCCAAGCGGATCGCATTCGGCCTTGTCGTGGCCGTGTTCCTGGCGTCGTGGATCTCGCCGCACTGGCCGGCCGAACAGGCGCTGCACAGCAGCCTGACCGTGGCCGGCCTGTGGTGGCTGCTGCGCCATGACCGTCGCTGGCCGATGCGCGCGTCCGATTTCGCGCTGATCTGCGGATTCATCGCTGCGCACTGCATTGCCGCGCGCTGGCTCTACTCCAACCTGCCCTACGACGCCTGGATGCAGGCGTTGACCGGCTGGTCGCCGCAGCAGGCATTCGGATGGCAACGCAACCATGCCGATCGCGTGATCCACCTGCTGTTCGGCGTGTGCTTCGCTCCCGCGCTTCGTCAGTACGCGCAACAACGCTGGCCGCGATTGTCGCAGCGCCAGGCTTTCGCCCTCGCGTTGATGTCGATCATGTGCGCCAGCCTGGTTTACGAATGGCTGGAGTGGGCGATCGCATTGACGATGTCGCCGCAGGCCGCCGAGGCCTACAACGGCCAGCAGGGCGACATGTGGGATGCCCATGCCGACATGCTGCTGGCCACGCTGGGCGCGCTGGTGGCGTGGCCACGCCGGGCGGTCGCCGCGTATCCACTTTCGGCAGAGGCCGCCTGA
- the purN gene encoding phosphoribosylglycinamide formyltransferase — protein sequence MPGRIAVLASGRGSNLQAIIDAIAGGGLSAVIAGVFSDKPAAQALQRVAPGLRWSADARAYPSREAFDADLGDAIAACQPDWVVCAGYMRILGDAFVSRFRGRLLNIHPSLLPRYPGLRTHARAIADGQREHGASVHFVIPELDAGAVIAQAVVPVLADDDAESLSARVLAMEHPLLVAVLRLAASGRLAEHGTTILLDGHPLFTALRLDSAGVLHTPDGPPSVPV from the coding sequence ATGCCGGGCCGGATCGCGGTGCTGGCCTCTGGCCGGGGCAGCAACCTGCAGGCCATCATCGACGCGATCGCCGGCGGCGGGCTTTCCGCCGTGATTGCCGGAGTGTTTTCCGACAAGCCGGCTGCGCAGGCACTGCAGCGCGTTGCGCCAGGACTTCGCTGGAGCGCCGACGCCCGCGCGTATCCGTCGCGGGAGGCCTTCGATGCCGACCTCGGCGACGCCATTGCGGCCTGCCAACCGGACTGGGTCGTCTGCGCGGGCTACATGCGCATCCTCGGCGACGCCTTCGTCAGCCGCTTCCGCGGTCGCCTGCTCAACATCCACCCGTCACTGCTGCCCCGCTATCCAGGGCTGCGGACGCATGCGCGCGCCATCGCCGATGGCCAGCGCGAGCACGGCGCCAGCGTCCATTTCGTGATCCCCGAGCTCGATGCCGGCGCCGTGATCGCCCAGGCCGTCGTGCCGGTGCTGGCGGACGATGACGCCGAATCACTGTCGGCGCGCGTGCTGGCAATGGAACACCCGCTGCTGGTGGCGGTGCTGCGCCTGGCCGCTTCCGGCCGGCTGGCTGAACACGGGACAACCATCCTGCTCGACGGTCATCCGCTGTTTACGGCACTGCGCTTAGATTCCGCCGGTGTTTTGCATACCCCCGATGGCCCGCCATCTGTGCCAGTCTGA
- a CDS encoding DUF3108 domain-containing protein gives MKPIFRVLTLLACTAVSAPALALESFVANYQVFNAGKALGEATMQVVPGDSSGRWRIDLNMRGTRGLMGLAGVNAQQSTVFDTVGDAYRPLSQSTVRKALFVGKKITGTYDWASHSARWTGDVKKNRQAPVPLRDGDMSGLLINLAIIRDAQPGRTLDYRFVDNGRARDHRYAVASDMESVAVDGMSFNAMRVQRVQGNEETVVWVVDGVPTPVRILQRENGEDTFDLRLVDYKGAQ, from the coding sequence ATGAAGCCGATCTTCCGTGTCCTGACCCTCCTCGCGTGCACTGCGGTTTCCGCTCCGGCGCTGGCGCTGGAGTCGTTCGTCGCCAACTACCAGGTGTTCAACGCCGGCAAGGCACTGGGCGAGGCGACGATGCAGGTGGTGCCGGGAGACAGCAGCGGACGTTGGCGCATCGATCTGAACATGCGCGGTACCCGCGGCCTGATGGGCCTGGCCGGCGTCAATGCGCAGCAGAGCACGGTGTTCGACACCGTCGGCGATGCCTACCGCCCGCTCAGCCAGAGTACGGTGCGCAAGGCCCTGTTTGTCGGCAAGAAGATCACCGGCACCTATGACTGGGCCAGCCATTCGGCGCGCTGGACCGGTGACGTCAAGAAGAACCGCCAGGCCCCCGTGCCCCTGCGCGATGGCGACATGAGCGGCCTGCTGATCAACCTGGCCATCATCCGCGACGCGCAACCCGGAAGAACACTCGACTACCGCTTCGTCGACAACGGCCGCGCCCGCGACCACCGCTACGCGGTCGCCAGCGACATGGAAAGCGTCGCAGTCGATGGCATGAGCTTCAACGCGATGCGCGTCCAGCGCGTGCAGGGCAATGAGGAAACCGTGGTGTGGGTCGTCGACGGCGTGCCCACGCCGGTGCGCATCCTGCAACGTGAAAATGGCGAAGACACCTTCGACCTGCGCCTGGTCGACTACAAAGGAGCCCAGTGA
- a CDS encoding DUF3108 domain-containing protein, with protein MAARLTTTLTRPRLYGAFAAMLLTVASAPALAIKPFTADYQASYMGVVGTGRMTLVADGANRWKYTLAVTAPLADLRQTTVFEDKGGQWRPLSGTDTSKVLAKSKTKNAVYDWSRGVASWTGDVKPERAGPIKLQSGDLDALLVNLAVVRDLAAGKPMNYRMVEDGRVKQLSYTVAGKEEITIDGKPVQATKVSANHGEKQTIAWIVDGMPVPARILQRDKGQDAIDLRVQSVK; from the coding sequence ATGGCTGCCAGACTGACCACCACCCTGACCCGCCCGCGACTGTACGGCGCGTTCGCCGCCATGCTGCTGACGGTGGCCAGCGCTCCTGCGCTGGCGATCAAACCCTTTACCGCCGACTACCAGGCCAGCTACATGGGCGTGGTCGGCACCGGCCGCATGACCCTGGTGGCCGACGGCGCCAACCGCTGGAAGTACACCCTCGCCGTGACCGCGCCGCTGGCCGACCTGCGGCAGACCACCGTGTTCGAGGACAAGGGCGGGCAATGGCGACCGTTGTCGGGCACCGACACCAGCAAGGTGCTGGCCAAGAGCAAGACCAAGAACGCCGTCTACGACTGGAGTCGTGGCGTCGCCAGCTGGACCGGCGACGTCAAGCCCGAGCGCGCCGGACCGATCAAGCTGCAGAGCGGCGATCTGGACGCACTGCTGGTCAACCTGGCGGTCGTGCGCGACCTCGCCGCCGGCAAGCCGATGAACTACCGGATGGTCGAGGACGGCCGCGTCAAGCAGCTCAGCTACACCGTTGCCGGCAAGGAAGAAATCACGATCGACGGCAAGCCCGTGCAGGCGACCAAGGTCAGCGCCAACCATGGCGAGAAGCAGACCATCGCCTGGATCGTCGACGGCATGCCGGTGCCTGCGCGCATCCTGCAGCGCGACAAGGGCCAGGACGCGATCGACCTGCGCGTGCAGTCGGTCAAGTAG
- a CDS encoding SDR family oxidoreductase, whose product MTTTRRDLLKFGALAAASAALPQWAWAKPSRPIERAAKPLDILILGGTGFTGPFQVNYALARGHKVTLFNRGKRPSPEWPGAVEQLFGDRNTGDLKSLQGRKWDVCIDNPTSLPFWVRDAGNVLKGNVGQYLFISTISVYADGSKPGITEDAPLAVYAGKDAMAETQESLRADIEHLYGPLKALSEAEAHKQFGKRVTIVRPGYIVGPRDETDRFTYWPHRVAQGGEMLVPGDGADPVQIIDGRDLGEWMIRLAEAGTLGTFNAVGPARPLSTTDMLKGCERVTGKKPTYTHVSPEFLEEQKVELPIWVSSKSGPYAGYGAVSNAHAMAAGLTYRPFDTTVTDLLAWFRSQPAERQATLRAGITREQEATLLKAWHAKT is encoded by the coding sequence ATGACCACCACCCGTCGTGACCTGCTCAAGTTCGGAGCCCTCGCCGCCGCCTCCGCTGCGCTGCCGCAGTGGGCATGGGCCAAGCCGTCCAGGCCCATCGAGCGCGCGGCCAAGCCGCTGGACATCCTGATCCTCGGCGGCACCGGCTTCACCGGGCCGTTCCAGGTGAACTACGCACTGGCGCGCGGGCACAAGGTGACCCTGTTCAATCGCGGCAAGCGTCCGTCGCCGGAATGGCCCGGTGCGGTCGAGCAGCTGTTCGGTGACCGCAACACCGGCGACCTGAAATCACTGCAGGGGCGCAAGTGGGATGTCTGCATCGACAACCCGACCAGCCTGCCGTTCTGGGTGCGCGATGCCGGCAACGTGCTCAAGGGCAACGTCGGGCAGTACCTCTTCATTTCCACGATCTCGGTCTACGCCGATGGCAGCAAGCCGGGCATCACCGAGGACGCGCCGCTGGCGGTGTACGCGGGCAAGGATGCGATGGCCGAGACGCAGGAGTCGCTGCGCGCGGACATCGAGCACCTCTACGGTCCGCTCAAGGCATTGAGCGAGGCCGAAGCGCACAAGCAGTTCGGCAAGCGCGTCACCATCGTGCGCCCCGGCTACATCGTCGGTCCGCGCGACGAAACCGACCGCTTCACCTACTGGCCGCATCGCGTCGCGCAGGGCGGCGAAATGCTGGTGCCCGGCGATGGCGCCGACCCGGTGCAGATCATCGATGGCCGCGACCTGGGCGAGTGGATGATCCGACTGGCGGAGGCGGGCACTCTGGGGACGTTCAACGCGGTGGGTCCGGCCAGGCCACTGAGCACGACCGACATGCTCAAGGGCTGCGAGCGCGTCACGGGCAAGAAGCCGACGTACACGCACGTGTCGCCGGAGTTCCTCGAAGAGCAGAAGGTCGAGTTGCCGATCTGGGTGTCGTCGAAGAGCGGTCCGTATGCCGGCTACGGCGCGGTCAGCAATGCGCATGCGATGGCGGCGGGACTCACCTATCGCCCGTTCGACACCACCGTGACCGATCTGCTGGCCTGGTTCCGCAGCCAGCCGGCAGAACGCCAGGCGACGCTGCGCGCAGGCATCACGCGCGAGCAGGAAGCCACGCTGCTGAAGGCGTGGCACGCAAAGACCTGA
- a CDS encoding EF-hand domain-containing protein — protein sequence MIIARGKFSTRRKMLLGLVLVLLGVVAWLHFTGAAATRGLERKQMDWDNNGQVTMHEMLQSLYAVKVEITREGPRECRAYSWRGSDQTLRVDCRTTMQAAAKP from the coding sequence ATGATCATCGCCCGCGGAAAGTTCTCGACCCGTCGCAAGATGCTGCTCGGACTGGTGCTGGTGCTGCTGGGCGTGGTCGCCTGGCTGCACTTCACCGGCGCGGCGGCGACCCGCGGGCTCGAGCGCAAGCAGATGGACTGGGACAACAACGGCCAGGTCACCATGCACGAGATGCTGCAGTCGCTCTACGCGGTGAAGGTGGAGATCACCCGCGAAGGCCCGCGCGAATGCCGCGCCTATTCGTGGCGGGGATCGGACCAGACGCTGCGCGTGGACTGCCGCACGACGATGCAGGCCGCGGCCAAGCCCTGA
- the murA gene encoding UDP-N-acetylglucosamine 1-carboxyvinyltransferase — protein sequence MQKIVVEGGAALNGEVQISGAKNAVLPILCATLLADGPVSISNVPHLHDVVTTAKLLGELGAGITVDEGTISVNGKPGRGRGIVVDPTTVHSHVAPYELVKTMRASVLVLGPLLAKFGAAEVSLPGGCAIGSRPVDQHIKGLQALGAEITVENGYIKAHRNGRLKGARFVFDVVSVTGTENVLMAAVLAEGTSVLENAAMEPEVVDLADCLNALGANIEHAGSGRIVVHGVERLHGGSHDVLPDRIETGTFLVAAAMTGGRVTVRRARPDTLDAVIDKLKQAGAQIEIEGDRITLDMQGKRPRSVDLTTAPHPAFPTDMQAQFMALNSIAEGVGVINETIFENRFMHVSELQRLGADIRVEGHTAIIRGVERLSGAPVMATDLRASASLVLAGLVADGTTTIDRIYHLDRGYENLEEKLSGLGAAIRRIAG from the coding sequence ATGCAGAAGATCGTAGTAGAAGGCGGCGCCGCGCTGAACGGCGAGGTGCAGATCTCCGGCGCCAAGAACGCGGTGCTGCCGATCCTGTGCGCGACGCTTCTGGCCGACGGCCCGGTTTCGATCAGCAACGTGCCGCACCTGCACGACGTGGTGACCACGGCCAAGCTGCTGGGCGAGCTCGGCGCCGGCATCACCGTCGACGAGGGCACCATCAGCGTCAACGGCAAGCCTGGCCGCGGCCGCGGCATCGTCGTCGATCCGACCACCGTGCACAGCCACGTCGCCCCCTACGAGCTGGTCAAGACCATGCGCGCGTCGGTGCTGGTGCTGGGCCCGCTGCTGGCCAAGTTCGGCGCCGCCGAGGTCTCGCTGCCGGGCGGCTGCGCGATCGGTTCGCGTCCGGTCGACCAGCACATCAAGGGCCTGCAGGCACTGGGTGCCGAGATCACCGTCGAGAACGGCTACATCAAGGCCCATCGCAACGGTCGCCTGAAGGGCGCGCGCTTCGTCTTCGACGTGGTCAGCGTCACCGGCACCGAGAACGTGCTGATGGCGGCGGTGCTCGCCGAAGGCACCAGCGTGCTCGAGAACGCAGCGATGGAACCGGAGGTCGTCGACCTCGCCGATTGCCTCAACGCCCTGGGTGCCAACATCGAGCACGCCGGCAGCGGCCGCATCGTCGTCCATGGCGTCGAGCGCCTGCACGGCGGCAGCCACGACGTGCTGCCCGACCGCATCGAGACCGGTACTTTCCTGGTCGCGGCGGCGATGACCGGCGGCCGCGTCACCGTGCGCCGCGCGCGCCCGGACACGCTCGATGCGGTGATCGACAAGCTCAAGCAGGCCGGCGCCCAGATCGAGATCGAGGGCGACCGCATCACCCTCGACATGCAGGGCAAGCGTCCGCGCTCGGTCGACCTGACCACCGCGCCGCATCCGGCGTTCCCGACCGACATGCAGGCGCAGTTCATGGCGCTCAACAGCATTGCCGAAGGCGTGGGCGTGATCAACGAGACGATCTTCGAAAATCGCTTCATGCACGTCTCCGAGCTGCAGCGCCTGGGTGCCGACATCCGCGTCGAAGGCCATACCGCGATCATCCGTGGCGTCGAACGCCTCAGCGGTGCGCCGGTCATGGCCACCGACCTGCGCGCATCGGCCTCGCTGGTGCTGGCCGGCCTGGTGGCCGACGGCACCACCACCATCGATCGCATCTACCACCTCGATCGCGGTTACGAGAATCTCGAAGAGAAGCTCTCGGGCCTGGGTGCGGCCATCCGCCGCATCGCCGGTTGA
- a CDS encoding BolA family protein, giving the protein MNPETIRQLIEQGLPGAHADVRGDDGVHFEATVVAEAFRGKLPLARHRLVYSTLGDRMGGEIHALALKTLTPEEAA; this is encoded by the coding sequence GTGAATCCCGAGACCATCCGCCAGCTGATCGAACAGGGCCTGCCGGGCGCGCACGCCGACGTGCGCGGTGACGACGGCGTCCATTTCGAGGCCACCGTGGTGGCCGAGGCCTTCCGCGGCAAGTTGCCGCTGGCCCGACATCGCCTGGTCTACTCGACCTTGGGCGATCGCATGGGCGGCGAGATCCATGCGCTGGCGCTGAAGACGCTGACGCCGGAAGAAGCCGCCTGA
- a CDS encoding KpsF/GutQ family sugar-phosphate isomerase produces the protein MASVPTPAQPHPIAPYADDPAQLAASARRVFEIEAQALAAVAERIDGDFSAACKLILASSGRVVCTGMGKSGHIARKIAATLASTGTPAFYVHPGEAGHGDLGMITDVDVVLALSYSGESDEVLMLLPVLKRQGNKLITMTGRPNSSLAREADVHLDVSVPAEACPLALAPTSSTTASLALGDALAVALLDARGFTADDFARSHPAGALGRRLLLHIADIMHAGDDVPRISADASISEALIEMSRKRLGMTAVVDDDDRLLGLYTDGDLRRTLDDVGVDLRNTRIAEVMTRSPKTIDSDSLAVEAAQLMEAHKISGLLVVDEARRVVGALNIHDLLRARVV, from the coding sequence ATGGCAAGCGTCCCAACCCCTGCCCAGCCCCACCCCATCGCGCCCTACGCCGACGACCCGGCGCAGCTCGCTGCCAGCGCCCGCCGCGTGTTCGAGATCGAGGCACAGGCGCTGGCCGCCGTGGCCGAGCGCATCGATGGCGATTTCAGCGCCGCCTGCAAGCTGATCCTGGCCTCCAGCGGCCGCGTGGTCTGCACCGGCATGGGCAAGTCCGGCCATATCGCGCGCAAGATCGCCGCGACCCTGGCTTCGACCGGTACCCCGGCCTTCTATGTCCACCCCGGCGAGGCCGGCCACGGCGACCTGGGCATGATCACCGACGTCGACGTCGTGCTGGCGCTGTCGTACTCGGGCGAGAGCGACGAGGTGCTGATGCTGCTGCCGGTGCTCAAGCGCCAGGGCAACAAGCTGATCACCATGACCGGCCGCCCCAACTCCTCGCTGGCGCGCGAGGCCGACGTGCACCTGGACGTCAGCGTCCCGGCCGAAGCCTGCCCGCTGGCGCTGGCGCCGACCTCCAGCACCACCGCCTCGCTGGCGCTGGGCGACGCGCTGGCGGTGGCCCTGCTGGACGCGCGCGGCTTCACCGCCGACGATTTCGCCCGCTCGCACCCGGCCGGCGCGCTCGGCCGGCGCCTGCTGCTGCACATCGCCGACATCATGCATGCCGGCGACGACGTGCCGCGGATCAGCGCCGATGCCAGCATCAGCGAGGCGCTGATCGAGATGAGCCGCAAGCGCCTGGGCATGACCGCCGTGGTCGATGACGACGACCGCCTGCTCGGTCTCTACACCGACGGCGACCTGCGCCGTACGCTCGACGACGTCGGCGTCGACCTGCGCAACACCCGCATCGCCGAAGTGATGACGCGCTCGCCCAAGACCATCGACTCCGATTCGCTTGCAGTCGAGGCGGCGCAGCTGATGGAGGCGCACAAGATCAGCGGCCTGCTCGTGGTCGACGAAGCCAGGCGCGTGGTCGGTGCGCTGAACATTCATGACCTGTTGCGCGCACGGGTGGTCTAA